In one window of Macrotis lagotis isolate mMagLag1 chromosome 5, bilby.v1.9.chrom.fasta, whole genome shotgun sequence DNA:
- the OLIG3 gene encoding oligodendrocyte transcription factor 3, whose product MYLRDHHHHHHHHHQDSRLNSVSSTQGDLVQKMSGEGLSRSGSKAGGESSKYKIKKQLSEQDLQQLRLKINGRERKRMHDLNLAMDGLREVMPYAHGPSVRKLSKIATLLLARNYILMLTSSLEEMKRLVGEIYGGHHSAFHCGTVGHSAGHPTHAANAVHQVHPILGSALSSTNTSSPLSASLPGIGTIRPPHSLLKAPSTPPALQLGSGFQHWAGLPCPCTICQMPPPPHLSALTTANMARLSAESKDLLK is encoded by the coding sequence ATGTACCTGAGagaccatcatcaccatcaccaccatcaccaccaggATAGCCGGCTCAACTCGGTCTCCTCCACCCAGGGGGACCTGGTGCAGAAGATGTCTGGGGAAGGCCTGTCCCGCAGCGGCTCCAAAGCGGGAGGCGAGAGCAgcaaatacaaaatcaaaaagcAGCTCTCAGAGCAGGACCTGCAGCAGCTCCGGCTAAAGATCAACGGGAGAGAGCGCAAGAGGATGCACGACCTAAACCTGGCTATGGACGGACTTAGAGAGGTCATGCCCTACGCCCACGGGCCCTCCGTCAGGAAGCTGTCCAAAATCGCTACCCTCCTGCTGGCCAGAAACTACATCCTGATGCTCACCAGCTCCCTGGAGGAGATGAAGAGGTTGGTGGGCGAGATCTATGGGGGGCACCACTCGGCTTTCCACTGCGGGACTGTGGGGCACTCTGCGGGACACCCGACCCACGCGGCCAACGCAGTGCACCAGGTACACCCTATCCTAGGTAGCGCTCTCTCTTCCACCAACACCTCTTCGCCACTCTCAGCGTCCCTCCCCGGGATTGGCACCATTCGGCCTCCCCACTCTCTGCTCAAAGCCCCCTCCACACCTCCGGCCCTGCAGCTGGGCAGCGGCTTCCAGCACTGGGCCGGACTGCCGTGCCCCTGCACTATCTGCCAGATGCCTCCACCCCCGCACCTGTCTGCCCTCACCACTGCCAACATGGCCCGTCTATCTGCGGAGTCCAAGGACTTGCTCAAGTGA